A genomic window from Flavobacterium johnsoniae includes:
- a CDS encoding cystathionine gamma-synthase: protein MKFNTKVIHGGQHHDPSTGAVMPPVYQTSTFIQTSPGKPLADYEYSRASNPTRTALEEALASIENGTRGLAFSSGLAATDCVLRSFKAGDEIIAMDDLYGGTYRMFARVYKDSGIIFHFVDMTNIEKLKSLINENTKLIWVETPTNPLMKLADIQEIAKITKEKNILLAVDNTFATPYLQKPLDLGADIVMHSATKYLGGHSDVIAGALIVKDKELGEQLHFQQFATGATLGPMDSFLVLRGIKTLALRVQRHCENGEKVVEYLSKHPKIKTVYYPGLESHPFHEIAKKQMKAFGGMVSFDFKSGKKEDSIAFLEKLKVFTLAESLGGVESLANHPALMTHASIPADKRAEVGITDDLVRLSVGIEDAEDLIADLEQALS from the coding sequence ATGAAATTCAATACAAAAGTTATTCATGGTGGACAGCATCATGATCCAAGTACGGGGGCAGTTATGCCGCCTGTGTATCAAACTTCAACTTTTATTCAGACAAGTCCAGGAAAACCGTTGGCAGATTACGAATATAGTAGAGCTTCGAATCCAACTCGTACAGCTTTAGAAGAAGCTTTGGCTAGTATTGAAAACGGAACTCGCGGATTGGCATTTTCATCTGGTCTTGCAGCAACAGATTGCGTTTTAAGATCTTTTAAAGCTGGTGATGAAATTATTGCAATGGATGATTTATATGGAGGAACTTACAGAATGTTTGCTCGCGTTTATAAAGATTCAGGAATTATATTTCATTTTGTTGATATGACGAATATCGAAAAATTGAAAAGTTTAATCAACGAAAACACGAAATTAATTTGGGTAGAAACGCCAACTAATCCGTTAATGAAATTGGCCGATATTCAAGAAATTGCAAAAATCACGAAAGAGAAAAATATTCTTTTGGCTGTAGATAATACTTTTGCAACACCTTATTTGCAAAAACCGCTAGATTTAGGAGCAGATATTGTTATGCACTCAGCAACAAAATATTTAGGAGGACACTCTGATGTTATTGCTGGAGCATTAATTGTAAAAGACAAAGAACTTGGAGAGCAATTGCATTTTCAGCAATTTGCTACTGGAGCTACACTTGGACCAATGGACAGCTTTTTGGTTTTAAGAGGAATTAAAACTTTGGCATTAAGAGTGCAAAGACATTGTGAAAATGGAGAAAAAGTGGTTGAATATTTAAGCAAGCATCCTAAAATTAAAACGGTTTATTATCCAGGTTTAGAAAGTCATCCTTTTCATGAAATTGCTAAAAAGCAAATGAAAGCTTTTGGCGGAATGGTTTCTTTTGATTTTAAATCGGGTAAAAAAGAAGATTCAATTGCATTTTTAGAAAAATTAAAAGTGTTTACTCTGGCTGAATCTCTTGGTGGAGTAGAATCTTTAGCCAATCATCCAGCTTTAATGACACACGCGTCTATTCCTGCAGATAAAAGAGCAGAAGTTGGAATTACAGATGATTTAGTTCGATTAAGCGTTGGTATTGAAGATGCAGAAGATTTAATTGCCGATTTAGAACAAGCTTTGTCTTAA